The genomic window GGAACTATTATTTTTCTGGAGCGTGGCTGCGACAAACCGATCAATTAGCCTCTTTGTTTAGTCCCGGACTTTATTTATTTGGGCAATCTATCAACATTCCTAAATTAGTTGCTGTTCCCCTCGTCTTGGGGGTATGTACGGCGATCTCCTATAAGATGGGACAATGGATTGAAAAACGCGCTAAATCCTACAGTCGTAAGCAACAGCCACAACTAGAACTTGCAACCATTCGCCATCGTATTTTTACCCTTTGCACCTTTGGCATTTTCAATTTCTTCTTTATTTTTGGTGGTCGTCCCCTAGTTCAACTTATGCCCTGGTCGGTACAATATCTTTACGATCTAGGTCTTGTTTCCTTAAGTACCCTCTGGCTTTACAAAACTTGGCGGCGACATAGCGATCTCTATGCTCGTGAAAACCTTGCTAGTCGCTTCCGCAAACAATTAGAGAAATTACAGCTTAATGTTTCACAGTTTTTAGATGGGCGGGTAATAAACGACCTCAATATTCACGAAGTATATGTTTTAGCTAAAGTTCTGCCCGGATTTACTCGTGAAAAACGACACCAGGCGTATAAAGGTGTGGTTCGTGACGCACTAGAAGAAGGTTATGTTAACTACTCCAGCAGTCTAGAAGTTTTACAGCAAATGCGCCAAGAGCTAGGGATTACCGATGACGAACACCGCATTGTATTAGAAGAATTGGGCATTGAAGATCCAGAATTACTCAGTCCCAACCGTCAACGCAGTTTAGAAAATCAGATCCGACTAAGCGGCTATCGCAAATCTCTAGAACGATTGATGTTACTACAAAGCAAACAGCCCGATCGCGCAACTTTAGTACAATTGTCGCCCGAAGATACAGCCGAAGTTCGCTCTCTGCGCCGTGAATATTCAATTACCGCCCAAGATGAAGAATGGATTTTAAGTGGATTTTCTGTAAACGAAAATAGCGCCAAAAAAGCAGAGTTTTTACTTACTCAGTTACCAGACTTGATTGCTTGTTATCGCGCCTTAAATCAACCTATGCTGCAAAAACATCAAGCGGTGTTGACTCTGTTGCGAGAAAATATTAGTCACAAAAAAGAACTAATTGTTCGCTCGGTTTTAGAAACTTTGGTAATACTCCAAAACGAGCCGCCAGCCCCAATATTGGCACAATCTTTGCAGCAAGCGTCACCATCAATTTTAATAGAAATTCTCCAAGAGGAGGGCGTAGGCGATCGCTTAAGCGCAGAGATTCGGCAAGTTTTGACCCAACCGGGAGAAATACCCGTCTTTTGTTCGCTAGAATTTTCATCGTCAGAGATTTTAGACCGTTTAGCAACGCTGCTCCAAGAACAAAATCCGATGATTCAAGCAGCATCACTATATATAATTGCTCAATTAGATCCAGAACGCGGCGCGGCGAGTTCTCACTATCAGCATTCCAACTCTAGTTCTCCTTTAGTTCAAGAAACTGCTAAAAAGCTACTATCTTCCCCAAACTCATCTCTGAGCGAATTTCCCCTGCTAGAAAAGTTGGTTTATTTATATAACAGCAATTTTTTCCACCGGATGCAGAGTCAAACCCTAATTGCTCTAGCTGAACGCGCAACGGTAAAAAACTATGCTCAGGGCGAGACAATTACAGAAGCGGGGGACACCTGTAGAGAGTTGTTGCTATTAATTGAAGGCGATGCCAAAATTCATTATCAAACGGGTGGTTTAGCTCAAACCGAGCAGGTGCGTCCGGGGCAAACTCTAGACGAGCTAGAGGTTTTAGCACACAGCAACTCAGAAAACACAATTGTTGCAGATAGCAAAACCACGCGAATTTTAGCTATTTCCATCGATACCTTTGACGACTTACTCGACCAAGATCCAGATTTTGCCCGCCGAGTTTTGGAATTAGAAAGTAAGCATTTACAAAGATTTGTGCGATCGGTACAGTCTTTATAAGCCGTTTTCGGGCGATCGCCTTTGTAACTTTAGATAACAGAAAAGCGCTAGATAATACCAAAAGTTATACAGAAAAATTCCGTACAATACCCCATAAAGGTTGGATATACGGAAATTTTTTTATAATTTGCAACTGTGGATGTTGGGAATAAACTTTCTGTATATTATGCTTAAAAAATAGCTACAATGTATACATATTTTTAAATAAAATTAAATGTCACAATTAGAAAAGCAGCATTACGTTCCCCAGCAATATTTAAGGCTTTTTAGTCATAATAGAAAAAAAATATTTGCATTCTCCAAGCCTGAGCAAAAATTTTTTTCTCCCAATGTGAATAATGTTGCAAGTGAAAAATGTTTCTATGATTTCCCTCAAAATGCAACTCAGCCTGAGAATATCAAGTTTATTGAAGAACTATTTGGAGACTTAGAGGGGAGACAAGATAGATTTTTGAGGCATCTTCAAAAGAAGATAGATGGAATTTTTCGTTTAAGTCTCAATCCCAACAAAGAGGCTAGAAAGATCCATTTAATAAATGCTCTCACCACAGATCAACGAAAGGATTTAGCCTGTATTGCTGCAATTCAGTTTCTTAGGACAAAAGAGTTTCGGAAATTTATAGTTGAGATGCGTAAATCAACCGAGTCTCTAAGAACCAATATTCTAGAAGAAGAAATCATAAAAGAATTTGATAAACTATTGTCCATAAGCTTTGACGAAAAACTAATTTCTGATATTAAATCTCTTATTGTTGATAAAAGTAGTTCTATTGAATCTTCAATGTATAAAGAAGGTTTGGCTGTAATACACGCCAAATTCATTCTCGACCATTATAAACAAGTAGCACAAATCTTTAACAGTCACATCTGGTTAATTGGAATCAATGATACAGACCGACCTTTATTCACCTCAGATCATCCTGTAGCTCGACATCCTTATCTGTCTCTAGGAGGTATTGCTTCTGAGGGAATCGAAATTGCATTTCCTCTTAATATCAGAGCAATTTTGATTATGCGAGATAAACAATATTTTCAAGAGCAGGTTAATCAAGACAATAAACTTTTCTTCCTTACTCTTGAGGATGTTGAGCATTACAATAAATTGCAAATATATAACAGCAATCGATATGTTTTTTGTTCTGATGACTGCTTTGACTTAGTTAAGATAGTCTGCAAACAGCAACCTGAGATATGCTCAGAAGATAGAAATAGAGTTCAACTTAAAAATGGTGAACCACAATAATGCGCCATAACGAATCATTAGAGCGGATGATACGGCATTAGAAAAGGTATTCACGCTGTTAGCTATGACTTAAATATACGATCATTTTGTTGGTGGGTAACGACCAAGTAGTTCTTCTTCTGCCCGAATTGATAGAATAATTGCACGATTCAGTTTCAAAGCATTGACAGTCGCACGTCCCACTAATGTCAAACCAATAACCTGAAAATCTCTCCAGTAAAAATGCTCCTTCCAAGCTTGTTGACGAGGATTAAAAATTTTCACAAATTCACTCGTTTCGGGATCTTCTACGTCTTGCCTTGCCCCTTTGTAGAGTGAGCAAGATACACACGCAAGAGCTAAGTTATCTGCCGTTGTTGAGCCACCCGCTACTACAGGAATCACATGATCGACATGAAATGTAGCTGCTTGCCCCAATTGTGATAAACCGCAATACTCACAATAGTTTTCTGCCCTTTGAATAACCAATCGACGCAAAGATACAGGGATTGATGCCATCTATTTTTACTTTGCTACTCTTTGCGATCGCAAATGTAGCAGAGACAGAAACTCAGCTAATTCAACTAAACCCTCTGCCTCGTCTCTTTCTAATGGAGTTAACATTTCACCAGTATCTTGATGATCTAGCAAGAGTTGAAGACGATTGTGAACCGCTTTAGGGAGTTGAAAGTGAGTCAATTCAATAGGTATCTCAATGACTTCAGGCATAGAGGTAAGGGATGTAGAATACTAACGAGTATTTAATGCTATTGTAACTCAATGATCTTTTTTGCCGTTTTGCGCTAAGGTAGCACTGCCACCTAACACATCGCTGCACCAAAACGGAATCATAAGCTATTGATTGAGTTGCAGAGTGTGTTGCCGTCTGGTGAGCTTTGCTATTGGGCTGCTGAACTGATTTTTAGGGAAGGTATGTTGAAGTTATCTGTTAGCTTTAACACTGTTTTGCTATCTTCTGTGATGCCGAAGTTTGAAGATCGACTAGAAACTATTTATGCCAAAAGTCGCTAGGCGTGGCGAGAATGGTTAGAAAGGAACTATGTTTCAGTTTGGTGTTTTAAGGCGGCAGGAAAAGCGATCGCCTTCCATCCTATTTTCACCCATTACCAAGCATTTTAATATTTGCTTTGACGTATAAGTTTTTATAGCAACGAGCCTTAAGAATATCTGAGCGGGAGCGCACTTTTACTTGCTCCCACAGTATTTTAAAGCGACTTCTGGCAACGACTGACAATGTACATCAGACTTTTTGCGAAAGTAAAATTTAAAATTGATTTGCATTTATGTAAAGCTCATAATTGTAAATAGAAGCTATTAAATTAAACCTTAATTCAAAGGTTTTCTTCGGTTTCGATATCGCCCTTGTAAAATTCTAAATCTTTTCAAATGTGCAAAGATATTTTCAATAACTATTCTCTCTTTTGCTAGCTCTCTATTCTCTTTTTTATCTGCTATAGAAAACTTACCTTTTTTTGGCTTCTTTTTAGGTGTTTTACTGAAATGATGATACTTTTTAATTCCTTCTCTTGAAAAGCTTGGGGGAAGGAAACCGCTCCCCCCAACTTTTCGCTGATATCCTTTGTCTGCTAAACATCTAACCTCTTTTTTAATCCTGATCTTACTCCTTTTATACAACTTAAAATCATGCTCAGTCCCTTTTCTATATGCTGTACATAGTATTTCTCCATTCCTTTTATCGATAATTACTTGGGCTTTCAATGTATAGATTTTTTCTTGCCGCTATAATAGCTCTTTTGTTTTTTTAGGTCTTTCTATGGGGGTTTCGCTTACATCTATCACTACTGTTTCTAGCTGACAATCATCTTGGATTAGTCTTTTTTTTCCTGGTAATCTTAATTCGGGTGCTTGAATTAATATATTTTCTATTTTCCTAGTGCTTCGATAGGCTGTGGACTCGTTTACTCCCCAAGTTGCTCCTAAATGAAAATATGTTCTGTACTCTCGTAAAGCTCTGTGGGGGAAGCTTCCACTCGCGTGACTTTACGTAAGTATTCTATGGTCATTAAAACTTGGTCTTCTACCCCTAATTTCGATGGTTTCCCTGTTATCTTACGTGAACAATATACTTTTTTGACTATTTCTACCCTTTGCTTAAATGTCTCATACTGCACTCCACATAGACGCTTAAAGTCTTCAGCCTTTAGCTTTTTTACTTGTTTATAAGTCATTTTTGTATTTATCTAATCTCTTTCTCCCCATTGTAATTCGTACTTTTGCAAGAGGTCTAGTATTAACGATCTTTGGCTCTGCTTTGAATTGTCGTCCTAAATCCTACTTTGAAATTATTTTCTAGCTCAAAACTTACTGTCAAAATAGTTGCATAAATAAACTATTAGGTGATTTGGTAAAGTAAATATTAAACGATCGCCTCACCTTGATTGCCACCAATACTTAGCGGCTAAAACCAGGACAAAGATAGCTTTTCTACAGCAATGCTATCTTTTATCCCATCTCAAGCAGGCGATCGCTAATTGGCACAGAAACTAATGGCGATCGCACTTTACCTACCAATTTTCGCTAAATTAAAAAAATATCCTAGAGGAAACCGATTAATGTCGTCAGCACAACTATTATTGGTAGATGATGAGCCGGGATTGCGCGAAGCTGTCAAAGACTATTTATCTGAAAGCGGTTTTAGCGTTCAAGTAGCTAGTTCTGCTCGTGAAGGCTGGGAACTAATCCAACAAAATACCCCAGACCTGGTAATTTCTGATATTATGATGCCCCAAGTAGACGGCTACCAGTTTCTTAAGCAATTACGCGACGATCCTCGGTTTAAAGCCCTGCCCGTGATATTTTTAACTGCTAAAGGGATGACAGGCGATCGCATTCAAGGCTATCAAGCAAGGTGCGATGCCTATTTATCCAAGCCTTTCGACCCCGATGAATTAGTCGCTATTGTCGAAAACTTACTAGAACGCCGCGTAGTAGCAACGGCTACTACCGAACATGGCGATATCCCAGATATTGCCGATTTAGCTCATCAAATTGCGCAAATTAAGGCGATTCTTACTCAAAAAAACGGCATCGTCCAAACACCCATGCCGTTTAAAATCGACCTCACACCTAGAGAGCAGAGCGTATTAGATTTAGTTACAACAGGATTGATGAATAAAGAAATTGCCCGTCAACTGCAAACTAGCGTCCGTAATGTCGAAAAGTATGTTAGCCGTCTATTTAGCAAAACTGGGACAAATAGCCGTACCGAATTAGTCCGTTTTGCTTTAGAACATGGGTTAGCTAAATAACTCTAGGCAGCGATCGCGGCAACTAAAAATAAGCTATCTACTAAAATCGTACTCAATACCGCGCCCCCAAATGCCCACCAATGCAATTGTTTAGATAGTAAAGGTAACGTTCCGCAAACTAGCAATACGATAGCAAGAACTATTGCTAGACCCTGCCCCAGGGGTGTTTGAACCTGTCCTAAAGCACTGTGCAAAATTGTGGGCGTTGACTCTGGCTCTATCATAATTTGCCGCCAGTAGGGAATTAAATCTACTAACCAAAAATATATATCTGTTAACACAGTTCCCAGTAATGAACCCAGATAAAAATAGTTGCCTACTTTGCCCCAACCGCGTCTCAAACAAACGATCGCAAAGGGCAGCGCGATCGCTTCTACGGGCAAGTGTAACAACGGTTCCCAGCGCAGCCAGCCCCAGTAAACTGAACCCGCTAACCAACTCCAACTAAAACCTAGTAATAAGTCTCCCCAAATATAAGTTTTGGGTTGTGACATCAACTTATAACCTAGCCATAACCAAGCCGCCGTTAGTACCAAACTCAGCCAAGGAAGCACTCTTACAAGTGGCGCTTCTATAAATACTGGCACGGTTACTAAAAAAACTGCTGCTCCAAAAGTTAACCAGGCTTGTTTAAAGCCAACTTGCCAAGAAATATTACTAACTCTTTGCGTCTCGGCGGTTGCCAGCGAGGAAGTTACGACGCTATAAGGGGGCAATGTTTGGTTAACCAAGGTACTATATTAATATTATTTACTTAACTTAATCTTACTTAACGATACCATAAAATCGATGCCCTGGGGGGGCATATTAATAATACCTTAATTATTAAGCTCTACCGGGGTGTAAGCAGCTAAAGATTTGACGGCGGTTAGCAAAAGTGTCAATTTAAGGAGAAACTGCGATCTCACTCCAAAAAAAACAAATTATGGCTTCAGCAAAATATCAAATCTTAGCTTTGGGTAGCCTCTTTGCAGTTATTGCACTACCAGTCCAAAGTCAAACATTGCCAGCAGTAACTACAACACAGCCAAATATTTTTCAAGCAATTATTCTGGGGATGGTGCAGGGACTAACAGAATTTTTACCTATTAGTAGTACCGCTCACCTGAAAGTAATCCCTGTATTATTAGGCTGGGGAGATCCGGGAGTCGGTCTAACTGCTGTAATTCAGTTGGGAAGTATCGCCGCCGTACTATGGTATTTTTGGAGTGATCTAACTCAAATAACCCTCGGCGCATTCACCGCAATTAGGCAAAAAAATTACAAATCCTATGACTTGCGCCTAGCCATCGGCATTATGCTAGGAACTTTACCAATAGTATTTTTTGGACTATTAATTAAAGTATTTATCCCCGACTACGATAATTCCCCCGTGCGGAGCTTAGAAGCGATCGCAATTTCTTCAATAGTAATGTCGCTTCTACTTGGACTTGCCGAACAAATTGGCAAACGCAAACGCAACTTTGAACACCTAACCGTTACCGATGGCGTAGTGATGGGATTAGCGCAAGCTCTGGCTTTAATTCCTGGTGTATCGCGCTCTGGATCGACATTAACGGCGGGGTTATTTATGGGTTTAGAAAGAGGTGCGGCGGCTCGATTTTCTTTCTTACTGGGAATTCCAGCAATTACTTTAGCCGGACTTGTGGAATTAAAAGACTTAGTAGACATAGGAATAACCAACGACAGCATAGTTACAATGATTGTGGGCGTAATTTCTGCCGCTATATTTTCCTATTTAGCGATCGCTTGGTTACTGCGCTTTTTGCAAACTCAAAACACTTGGGTATTTGTTTGGTACAGACTAGCCTTTGGGATAGCGATATTAATTGCGATCGCCACTAACTTATTGCCAAATAGCTAAAAGCTGCGCCGCCGGAAAGATTTATGAATGCCACCAACCCCGCCATAATTACAAAAATAATCCCTGAGTCCATCGCCGCCGAAATGGGCTTTGAAGTTGGAGATAAAATTTTATCTATCAACGGTACGCGCCCCCGCGACTTAATAGACTATCAATTTTTGTGCGCTGACGAACTATTAGAACTAGAAGTAATCGACACTACTGGAAAAACTCATCTCTTAGAAATTGAGAAAGAATACGATGAAGGCTTAGGATTAGAATTTGACAGCGCCTTATTTGACAATTTAATTCAGTGTAATAATCGTTGCCCTTTTTGCTTTATAGATCAACAGCCCCCCGGTAAACGCGAAAGCTTATATTTTAAAGATGACGATTATCGCCTCAGCTTTCTTTATGGTTCTTACCTTACTTTGACTAACTTAAGTCAAAAAGAATGGGCAAGAATTGAGCAAATGCGCCTATCGCCTTTGTATGTATCCGTCCACGCCACCGAGCCAGAAATTAGAACTAGACTATTAAAAAATCCTCGCGCTGGGGAAATATTAAAACAATTAAAGTGGTTTCAACAAAAGCGGCTACAAATTCACGCTCAAGTAGTCGTATGTCCTGGAATAAATGACGGTCAGCATTTAGAAAAAACTCTACTTGATTTGGCATCTTTTCACAAAGGCAAAATCCCCGCCGTCGCCTCGGTGGCTATTGTACCTGTAGGCTTAACTAAGTTTCGCCCCAACGAAGACGAATTAATCCCCATTACTCCCCAAAAAGCCGCCGAAGTTATCCAACAAGTACAAAATCTACAAACTAAATTTCGGAATTCTCTAAAATCTACCTTTGCTTGGTTAGCTGACGAGTGGTTTTTGATTGCTGGGCAATTCTTGCCCCCCGAATCTGATTATGAAAACTACCCGCAGATAGATAATGGTGTCGGTTCAATTCGTTCATTTTTGAAAGAATTTCAACTAGCAGCCGAAAACCTGCCAAAACAAATTGTTAAACCAAAAAAGTTTACTTGGATAGTAGGTAACGCTGTAGAAAAAGCATTTCAACCAATTGTAGAGCGGCTAAATAAAGTAGAAAATTTGGAAATAACTATGGTGGCTTTATGTAGCAATTATTGGGGACAAAGCATTACAGTTACAGGTTTACTTACAGGAGAAGATTTGTTATTAGGGTTACAACAGAAATCTTTGGGCGATGGGGTGCTATTACCTGCTATGATGCTTAAGCATGGTGATACTTGTTTTTTAGACGACATGACCGTTACAGAACTTGCCTCCAGACTCAGTACGCCAATTTTACCCGTCCGGGGGATTGCCGAGCTAATCGAGACTTGTATTAAATAATGCCAATAAAATTAACTTTACCCGTGCTGCTACCAGCAGTGATGGCTACTTCTAGCCGAGAAAAAGTAGGGAAAAATTTATATGCTTGGTTAGGAGCAATTTTTTGGGGAGCAAGTTTGCTACCAATATTTACTTTGCCTGCCAAAGCTGTAGAAACAGAAATATTGGGAGTAGTCAAGAGCGAAGAAAACACTCAACACTGGCAAACTATAACCACGCGCTTGCAGGCATCGAGAATAAATTATTGTGTGATTGACTTAGCAAGTGTAAGAAGCGTAACAGATTTAAGCGATCGCCCAGTGGTATTTTTGCCGAATATTGAGACAATTTCCCCGGCTCAGGCGATCGCTCTAGAATCATGGATGAGCAAAGGCGGACGGATAATTACAAGCGGCGCTATCGGTAACAGAAGTCAGCCTGGGGTTCGGCAACTAATGCGGAGCCTGTTGGGGGGCTACTGGGGCTTTGGATTTAAAGCGCCATCAAAGTTGCAACCATTAAAAACTAACTCCCAACAGTGGGTAAAAAATTCTTTAGGAGGTACAGCTTGGGGAGGAACGGTAATTCCAACTAGCGTTACTAGCCAAACCGCCGCCGTTTGGCAAATGTCTAACGCTCCCTCCGCCGTCGTCACCACCGAGCGCACAACACTTTTAGGCTGGAATTGGGGAACAAATGCCGCCACTACTGCCGAATTTGATACAGCGTGGTTAAAAGCTGCTCTTAGTCGTCATGTCAAATTAGTCGCTACGAATAATACCGCTAAACCAAAAAACTGTAATGGGACAGTAGCTTCAAATACAAATAGAATTTCCGTCAAACCAAAAACGCCAGAAATTACGCCTTTAAGGACAATTCAACCTGAAATAACTAGACAAACAGTTACTCTGCCAACAAATCAACTGCCAAGGGTTGCAAAGCCCCCAATAGCTATAAGCCCTAATAGTAGAGTAGAAACAGGCTTTATTACTCCTGCTGCTGACGAGCCTTTAGATAGGCTGGCACCAAGAGGATTAATTGCTCCCAACGCCAAAACTCCAATTACAGGATTAGAGGCGATCGCACTGCGCCAAGAATTAGATAATTTAATTGGGAGATTTGAAAGCGCCCAACTAGCGGCATCTTCGCGCAATCATCGCCCTACCGAATCAACACAAATAGCTAGTTCTGACATTACGACCATACCCCAAAGCGCTACTCAAGCCTTGGATAAAGCTAGAGAAATTGCCAAAACTTTACCGCAATTAGTTAGCACTAGAAACTACACCAAAGCAAGAAGCGAATGGCTCAAAGCTTCTCAATTATTGTGGGACAATTACCCTACTAGCCGCCCGACTTCGCAACCAGAAATTCGTGCCATGTGGTTAGATCGTGGCACAATCGTCCGTGCAGGCTCGGAGCAAGGATTAGCAAAAATTTTTGATAAATTGGCAGCGTCGGGAATTAATACTGTTTTTCTAGAAACCGTCAATGCTGGCTATCCTATCTATCCAAGTAAAGTTGCACCCCAAGCAAATCCTTTAGTCAAAGGTTGGGATCCTTTAGAATCGGGAGTTAAGTTAGCTCACGAACGTGGGATAGAGTTGCACGCTTGGGTATGGGCTTTTGCTGTAGGCAATCAACGTCATAATACTTTAGTTAATCTTCCGACGAACTATCCAGGGCCAGTTATTGCGGCTCATCCCGATTGGGCAAGCTATGATAACCGAGGTAACTTGTTTCCCCTTGGTCAAAATAAACCGTTTTTAGATCCGGCAAATCCCGAAGCACGACAGTATTTACTTGCTCTATGCGATGAAATTGCCCAGCGCTACAAAATCGATGGCTTGCAACTAGACTATATTCGCTATCCGTTTCAAGATCCCGCCGCCGATCGCACTTACGGTTATGGTAGAGCCTCAAGGCAGCAATTTAAGCAGTTAACGGGAGTAGATCCGACGAAAATTAGTCCGCGCGATCGCCTTTTGTGGCAAAAATGGACTAATTTTCGCACCGCACAAATCGATTCTTTTGTGGCTCAAGTAGCGCAGAAATTGCGTAAAACCCGCCCAAATGTAATTATGTCGGTTGCAGTGTTTCCGCTTTCGGAACACGATCGCCTCAATAAGTTACAGCAGCATTGGGAAGTATGGGCGCAACGGGGGGATGTAGATTTAATTATTCCCATGACTTATGCGCTGGATACTTACCGTTTCCAGCGTCTAGCGCAACCTTGGATTAGTTCGATAAATCTAGGTTCAGCGCTGATTGTACCGGGAATTCGTTTATTTAATTTAACTTCTCCTGTGACCGTAGACCAAATTCAGTTGGCGCGAGACTTGCCAATTAGCGGTTATGCGTTATTTGCTGTAGAAAATCTCAATAGCGACTTACAAAACATTTTTCAACGCACCCAAGGCAAAGTTAATGAGCCAATTCCTTATCGTCAGCCTTTCGGTGCGGCGGCGGCTAGGTTTACATCGTTGCAACAGCAATGGGATTATTTATTAGCTAATAACCAATTGGTTCTAGTGAAAAGTGGTCAATCAACTTTTAACGCCAAAGCCAAAGTCTTAGAAACCGCTTTAGCAGAACTTGCTGCTAATCCTACATCAGGGCGATTGAGTACCGCAAAGACGGCGTTAGCTGCTTTTGAGTTGCAGTTTATTGACGGAATGCGCTTTTACAGGTTAGAAAATCCTTATCAATTTAAAGTTTGGTTAAATCGGATTGATACTATAGAGCGATTATTAGTTTATGGCGATCGCATGGTGATCAAAAAGCACCGCTAAATTTCGCGTTTGGGAATAACTATATAACCCGTTGCGCGATCGCCCAATACTATATTTTTTTCCTCTCCCCAGTACCACCAATAAGCGCCCACATAAGCGCAAACTATACTATCTAACTTGTCTTCCAATGCTTTTAAAGCTTTTCCAGTAGTGGGGATTTCAGCAAACAGCACTGGATGAGAATTGAGATTGAGGGCGGGTGTAAAGGTGGGTAAAACTTCTACGATATATTTATACAGTTTAATTAGTTCTAAGCGACGCTCTAACAAGCGTCCTTTTTTGTACTTAAGGATCAAAGGTAAATTAAATAATTCTACGATCGCCGGATGGGGGAATACTTCAATTTGATATTTACCCAGTTTTTGGGGTGTAATTTCTGGCGCGTGGACAAAACCTCGATGTTCTAACTCTACGCCGAAGTTTACAGTGCGATCGGCAAAAGCAAGACCAAGATTAGCAGGATAACAACCCGCATGGTAACGTCCAAAATATTTGTGGGTAAGTTTATCAGGTAAGCGTGATCCTGTAAGGTTGGGAATAATTGTCGGCGCATCTACCGCCGCGATCGCATTATCTTGTGGTTGAACCCAATTATCTAACCAAGAAAGTACATCGGCGATTTCTTCAATCCGATCTAAATTTAATAGATGCAACTGTTCGTTTACTAATTCCAAACAACATAGTCCGCTTGGTTGCGATTTCCAACCTAGATCAATACCAATAAATTTCAATCGCTTTAAAAATCCCGCAAAAACTTGACCAAAATTTGCCCTAGGCTTGCTAACACATTTTTAGACTATGATAGTTTACCTAGTGCGATCGCCTTTAATATTTATCTATGTTTCCCATAGCCGAATGCAATCAAAAGAACTTTTTTCATGAGCTAGTAATCAGTAAAATAAAAGCCGATATATGAAATGTAGATGCACGTCTGGGGTCTAAAACTATTTGACTCAATACGCCAACGGTCTATTTATTTAATCAAAAGTGACCTGAACAGTCCCAGCAGCCGTACCATTACTTTTCCACAGGTTTGTAGAGGAAGAGAAGCTTCTCCTAGCAGTAAAGTACAATATGCCATTAACATTTGCTAAGTCCTCCGGATTAGAACCGTAATTTCCAGGGAAAATGTCTTTAACTAGAACAGTCCCGGCAACCGTACCATTACTTTTCCACAGTTCTTTACCATGAAGGACGCTCTCAGCACTAAAGTACAGTATGTTATTGACACTGACCAAGTTACTTGGTCTAGAACCATCAACCCCAAGATTAATATCTTTAAGTTGAATAGTGCCAAGTCTTGTACCGTCACTCTTCCAA from Synechocystis sp. PCC 7509 includes these protein-coding regions:
- a CDS encoding cyclic nucleotide-binding domain-containing protein, encoding MFAQIPERKMHWVRWVLTIGWLIAIASLFYDPWTSALTEPNHPWSPLRLPNTCVLVQGQCLSEQPYPLGTTLFWGAIVPAAIFILLVFGHELWRRICPLSFLSQIPRALGWQRQFKRENKKTGKIRYELAKVNADSWLGKNYPYLQFGWLFAGLCGRILFFNADRLILASWLLFTIAAAISVGYLYGGKSWCQYFCPMAPVQSIYSEPGGLLSSKAHTSDRLITQSMCRTVLPDGKEQSACVACQNPCIDIDAERNYWDSLNKPETSFLRYGYVGLVVGYFGYYYLYAGNWNYYFSGAWLRQTDQLASLFSPGLYLFGQSINIPKLVAVPLVLGVCTAISYKMGQWIEKRAKSYSRKQQPQLELATIRHRIFTLCTFGIFNFFFIFGGRPLVQLMPWSVQYLYDLGLVSLSTLWLYKTWRRHSDLYARENLASRFRKQLEKLQLNVSQFLDGRVINDLNIHEVYVLAKVLPGFTREKRHQAYKGVVRDALEEGYVNYSSSLEVLQQMRQELGITDDEHRIVLEELGIEDPELLSPNRQRSLENQIRLSGYRKSLERLMLLQSKQPDRATLVQLSPEDTAEVRSLRREYSITAQDEEWILSGFSVNENSAKKAEFLLTQLPDLIACYRALNQPMLQKHQAVLTLLRENISHKKELIVRSVLETLVILQNEPPAPILAQSLQQASPSILIEILQEEGVGDRLSAEIRQVLTQPGEIPVFCSLEFSSSEILDRLATLLQEQNPMIQAASLYIIAQLDPERGAASSHYQHSNSSSPLVQETAKKLLSSPNSSLSEFPLLEKLVYLYNSNFFHRMQSQTLIALAERATVKNYAQGETITEAGDTCRELLLLIEGDAKIHYQTGGLAQTEQVRPGQTLDELEVLAHSNSENTIVADSKTTRILAISIDTFDDLLDQDPDFARRVLELESKHLQRFVRSVQSL
- a CDS encoding DUF4238 domain-containing protein; translation: MSQLEKQHYVPQQYLRLFSHNRKKIFAFSKPEQKFFSPNVNNVASEKCFYDFPQNATQPENIKFIEELFGDLEGRQDRFLRHLQKKIDGIFRLSLNPNKEARKIHLINALTTDQRKDLACIAAIQFLRTKEFRKFIVEMRKSTESLRTNILEEEIIKEFDKLLSISFDEKLISDIKSLIVDKSSSIESSMYKEGLAVIHAKFILDHYKQVAQIFNSHIWLIGINDTDRPLFTSDHPVARHPYLSLGGIASEGIEIAFPLNIRAILIMRDKQYFQEQVNQDNKLFFLTLEDVEHYNKLQIYNSNRYVFCSDDCFDLVKIVCKQQPEICSEDRNRVQLKNGEPQ
- a CDS encoding HNH endonuclease encodes the protein MASIPVSLRRLVIQRAENYCEYCGLSQLGQAATFHVDHVIPVVAGGSTTADNLALACVSCSLYKGARQDVEDPETSEFVKIFNPRQQAWKEHFYWRDFQVIGLTLVGRATVNALKLNRAIILSIRAEEELLGRYPPTK
- a CDS encoding response regulator transcription factor, whose translation is MSSAQLLLVDDEPGLREAVKDYLSESGFSVQVASSAREGWELIQQNTPDLVISDIMMPQVDGYQFLKQLRDDPRFKALPVIFLTAKGMTGDRIQGYQARCDAYLSKPFDPDELVAIVENLLERRVVATATTEHGDIPDIADLAHQIAQIKAILTQKNGIVQTPMPFKIDLTPREQSVLDLVTTGLMNKEIARQLQTSVRNVEKYVSRLFSKTGTNSRTELVRFALEHGLAK
- a CDS encoding DUF3120 domain-containing protein; translated protein: MVNQTLPPYSVVTSSLATAETQRVSNISWQVGFKQAWLTFGAAVFLVTVPVFIEAPLVRVLPWLSLVLTAAWLWLGYKLMSQPKTYIWGDLLLGFSWSWLAGSVYWGWLRWEPLLHLPVEAIALPFAIVCLRRGWGKVGNYFYLGSLLGTVLTDIYFWLVDLIPYWRQIMIEPESTPTILHSALGQVQTPLGQGLAIVLAIVLLVCGTLPLLSKQLHWWAFGGAVLSTILVDSLFLVAAIAA